One Longimicrobium sp. genomic window, GACCAGGCCGGCCGCCAGCAACGCCGCCGCGGTGCGCAGGGGGCGGCGCGGCTCCGGCGGCACCGCCCACGCCACCGCGAACGCGGCCAGCTGCACCAGAAGCCACGAGAGCGCGTCCGTCACGCCCACCCAGAGCACCAGGCCCATCTCGTCCTCGGGCCCCGCCGCGTACGCCGTGCCGGCGACGAAGGCCGCCGTCTGGAAGAGCCACAGCGCACCGAACACGGCCCAGGCGCGCCCGCTCCCCAGCAGCTCGCGCAGCGCCGCCGCCGACATCCGGGATGCGGAGCGGTGCGGCCCGTTGCGGGCGGAGGGTGCCGGGGCGTCGCTCACGACAGGATCGGTCCGGGGGCTCGGGTCCCGCGCGGACGCGCGGGCGAGGTGCAGTGTATACAATATCCACGAGCGCCGCTTCCCGGCACCTCCCGGGGACGGACGCGCCCTCCCCGCGGGCGAGCCGGTCGCTGCCGGGGGCGAGCCGGAAACGGACGGTTGGCGAGGGGATCGACGCGCAGGCGACCAACGAGTGTCCGAAAACATCTCTGTCCCCCTCCGATCCCCAAGAGCTTCACACGGAGTCAACGGAGTCAACGGAGGTCACCGGTGGGCTCTCGGTCGACTCCGTCGACTCCGTTTCCTCCGTGTGAGGCACGCAGGGCCGGGATCCGCCGGAGCGCCCGGGGTTCCGCACCTCGCACTTCGCACTTCGCACCTCGCACCGGCTGTTCCCGCGCGGAACCCTTCTTGCTGCCCGGGCCTTCGCTGCACGCAGCTCTCGCACACCCCCGGACCGCGGATGACCGGCAGCTACAACGCCACGCTCGTCGTGGCCTCCGTCCTCATCGCGATCATCGCGAGCTACGTGACGCTGGCGCTCGCCGCGCGCGTGACGGCCTCCAGCGGCCGCTTCCGCACCGCGTGGCTGGTGGGCGGGAGCGTGCCGCTGGGGCTGGGGATCTGGAGCATGCACTTCGTGGGGATGCTGGCCTTCCGGCTCCCCGACGTGCCGATGGCGTACGCGGTGCCCACGGTGGTCCTCTCCGCCGTGGTCCCCATCCTGGCCTCGGCGCTCGCGCTGTACATGGTGAGCCGCCCCGAGATCCGCGCCCCCCGGCTGGCCGCGGCCGGCGTGCTGATGGGCGCGGCCTTCGCCGGGATGCACTACCTGGGGATGGCGGCGCTGCGCGCCGACGCGCACGTCTCCTACCGCCCCGCCCTGGTCGCCGCCTCCATCGCCATCGCCCTGGGCGCCTCGCTCGCCGCGCTCTGGATCTCGGCGCGCTTCCGCAGCGACGAGAGCCCGCGCGGCCGGCGCTGGAAGGCCGCGGCCGCCGTGGCGATGGGCCTGGCCATCGCCGGGATGCACTACACCGCCATGGCCGCCGCGCGCTTCACCCGCGGCGACCCGCGGCTCGTGGTGTCGCAGGACTCCGTGCTGCGCACCGAAGGCCTCGCCGGCGGCATCGCCGTGGCCACGCTGGCGCTGCTGGGGATCACCCTGCTGGGCGCGCTGGTGGACCGCCGCACCCACGCCCGCTCCGCCGAGACCGAGGCCCTGCGCCGCAGCGAAGACCGCTTCCGCTCGCTGGTGCTGGCCAGCGCGCAGATCGTCTTCACCACCGACGCCCGGGGGCAGATCGTCGCCGAGCAGCCCGAGTGGGGCACCTTCACCGGCACGCGCTTCGACGAGTACCGGGGGATGGGGTGGCTGCGCTCCGTGCACCCCGACGAGCGCGAGCGCGTGGCCCACGCCTGGCGCGGCGCGGTGGAGCGCCGGACCATGGTCGAAGACGAGCTGCGCCTCTGCACCACGGGCGGCGGGTGGCGCCACATGGCCGTGCGCGCCGTCCCCGTGCTCGAGCCGGGCGGCCGGGTGCGCGAGTGGGTGGGCGCCTGCACCGACGTCACCGAGCGCCGGAAGACCGAGCTGGCCAGGGACTTCCTGGCCGAGGCCAGCCGCGTGCTCGCCTCCTCGCTCGACTACCAGACCACGCTCGGCAGCGTGGCCCGCCTGGCCGTCCCGCGTCTGGCCGACTGGTGCGCCGTCGACGTGCTGGACGCCGACGGGAAGGTGGAGCGCGTGGCGGTGGAGCACACCGACCCCGAGAAGGTCGCGCTGGTCCACCGCCTCCAGGAGCGCTACCCGTCGGACCCCGCCGCCCCGCGCGGGCTCGCGCAGGTGATCCGCACCGGCGAGCCCGAGATGGTGTCCGAGATCCACGAAGAACTGCTCGTGCAGGCGGCCAGGGACCCAGAGCACCTGCGCACGATCCGCGAGCTGGGGCTGCGCTCGTACATCGTGGTCCCCCTGGTGGCCCGCGAGAAGACGCTGGGCGCCATCACCCTGGTGCACGCCGAGAGCGGGCGCGCCTACGACGAGCGGGACCTGGCGCTGGCCGAGGAGCTGGCCCGCCGCGCCGCCGTCGCCATCGACAACGCCCGCCTCTTCGCCGAGACCGAGGAGTCGCGCGCCCGGCTCGAGCAGCAGGCCGCCGAGCTCGAGGAGGCGCAGGGCGCCATGGAGGCGGCGCACGACGAGCTCCGGCGGGCCAACGAAGAGCTCCTGGAGCGCACCGCCGAGGCCGAGAAGGCCCGCGAGGCCGCCGACGAGGCCAACGCCGCCAAGAGCGCCTTCCTGGCCACCATGAGCCACGAGCTGCGCACGCCGCTGAACGCCATCGCCGGCTACGCGCAGCTCCTGGAGATGGGGATCCACGGCCCTCTGAGCGAGGAGCAGCGCGAGTACATCGACAAGATCCGCCGCAACCAGACGCACCTGCTGGGGCTCATCAACGACGTGCTGAACTTCGCCAAGATCGAGGCCGGCCAGGTGCAGTACGACATCGGCGAAGTGCCGGTCGACGAGTCGCTGGCGGCGATCGAGGCGCTCATCGAGCCGCAGGTGCGCGCCCGGCGCCACGCCTACACCTACCGCCGCGGCGACCCGGCCGTCACCGTGCGCGCCGACCGCGAGCGGATGGAGCAGGTGGTGCTGAACCTGCTCACCAACGCCGTCAAGTTCACCGAGCCGGGCGGCCGCATCGTGCTGGAGTGGGAGGCGGCGGACGGCCGCGTGCACGTGCGCGTGCGCGACACCGGCCGGGGCATCCCCGCCGACCGGCTGGGCAGCATCTTCGAGCCGTTCGTGCAGGTGGACCCGGCGCTCACCCGCTCCAGCGAGGGCACGGGGCTGGGCCTGGCCATCAGCCGCGACCTGGCGCGCGCCATGGGCGGCGACCTCACGGTGGAGAGCCGCGAGGGGGCGGGCTCCACCTTCACGCTCACGCTCCCGCAGGGCCGCCCCCGCGCCGCCTCGCGCGTCGCCTGAGCCCCCGGTCCGGGCAACCCCGGACCGATTCACGGCAACTACGTCTCTTAGGCGTCGCGATGGGCTAAAGCCCCTCGCTGGAGCCACGGAAAGCCTCGCCAACCCCGCGAGGCTTCAACCGCGCAACCCCATTCTCCTCCGCGCTCGGTTCCGTCGCGCGAAGCGCCGAGGTGTTTCCCCTCTACCGCGCAGCGGGGGAGGGGAGCGCGCCCTCTGGCTGCGAGGAACGAGCAGCCGAGGGCCGCGCGGGGGAGGGGGCCTCCCGGCGGCGCAGCCGCCGGACGCGGCCCCCGCGACGAACTGCGCGCCGGTCCGCGGAACCTCCCGCCGCGGCCGGTGTTGTTGACCCGCTCCGGGAGAGACGCCCGGCCGCCGTACCCGTACTTTCGCACTTTCGCACTCTCGCACTTTCGCACTTGCAGTGCGCGCGCGTATGGACTGCGGCGGCCCGATCGCTTAGCTTATCCGTTTCTCCGGCAACGACCTACCACCGCCTGACGCTGCATGGCCCAAGCCGCCAAGACCGAGCGCCCCCGCGCCGTGACGATCCCCGAGGCCCCCCGGCCGGTGGAGCCCACGCGGCCGCCGTACCTGCTGGCCGCCGCGGCCGCGCTGGCGGTGTTCGCGCTGTACGCGCTCACCCTGGGGCCCACCACCTGGTTCTGGGACACCAGCGAGTACATCGCCACCGCGCACATCGTGGGCATCCCCCACCCGCCGGGGAACCCGCTCTTCGTGCTGCTGGCGCGCGCGTGGGAGCTGCTGCTGGCGCCCACGGGGCTGCCCACGGCCGTGCGCATCAACCTCTTCAGCGCCTTCATGAGCGCGGGGACGGCGTTCTTCTGGTACCTCACCGTCCACCGCGTCCTGGGCTGGTTCGACGAGCGCGAGACCGTGCGCCGGGTGGGCGCCGCCGTGGCGGTGCTGGTCTCCGCCACCGCGTACACGGT contains:
- a CDS encoding MHYT domain-containing protein, with protein sequence MTGSYNATLVVASVLIAIIASYVTLALAARVTASSGRFRTAWLVGGSVPLGLGIWSMHFVGMLAFRLPDVPMAYAVPTVVLSAVVPILASALALYMVSRPEIRAPRLAAAGVLMGAAFAGMHYLGMAALRADAHVSYRPALVAASIAIALGASLAALWISARFRSDESPRGRRWKAAAAVAMGLAIAGMHYTAMAAARFTRGDPRLVVSQDSVLRTEGLAGGIAVATLALLGITLLGALVDRRTHARSAETEALRRSEDRFRSLVLASAQIVFTTDARGQIVAEQPEWGTFTGTRFDEYRGMGWLRSVHPDERERVAHAWRGAVERRTMVEDELRLCTTGGGWRHMAVRAVPVLEPGGRVREWVGACTDVTERRKTELARDFLAEASRVLASSLDYQTTLGSVARLAVPRLADWCAVDVLDADGKVERVAVEHTDPEKVALVHRLQERYPSDPAAPRGLAQVIRTGEPEMVSEIHEELLVQAARDPEHLRTIRELGLRSYIVVPLVAREKTLGAITLVHAESGRAYDERDLALAEELARRAAVAIDNARLFAETEESRARLEQQAAELEEAQGAMEAAHDELRRANEELLERTAEAEKAREAADEANAAKSAFLATMSHELRTPLNAIAGYAQLLEMGIHGPLSEEQREYIDKIRRNQTHLLGLINDVLNFAKIEAGQVQYDIGEVPVDESLAAIEALIEPQVRARRHAYTYRRGDPAVTVRADRERMEQVVLNLLTNAVKFTEPGGRIVLEWEAADGRVHVRVRDTGRGIPADRLGSIFEPFVQVDPALTRSSEGTGLGLAISRDLARAMGGDLTVESREGAGSTFTLTLPQGRPRAASRVA